A region from the Haloarchaeobius salinus genome encodes:
- the hutH gene encoding histidine ammonia-lyase, whose amino-acid sequence MTIELTGEDLTIESAVACARDGEDVAVSDEALERVRKARSNLESRIGTGEIIYGVNTGFGASQNEVIDSEDVTTLQTNLIRSNAVCVGDPVEEDEARMMMLLRLNSLLSGSSGVRDHVILKLRDLLNRGFYPHVPRKGSVSASGDLAPLAHIALAMLGEGKAWNGEEWVLSSEVLDSIGVEPLSTDDGETGLEAKEGLALINGTNYITAVATLAVHDAERLLDTADTVGTMTLEAFRGISDPFRAEIHELRNHPGQKEVARRVREGIEGSELVTAAAEADRAQDSYSLRCIPQVHGASRDTVGHVRAVVERELNAVTDNPLVLNQGEGDVVSGGNFHGQPIAFAIDQLSMAIAEIANISERRIFKLTGGEPEGRTDGTTASEDSDELPPFLVEDPGLNCGFMMPHVTAAALVSENKTLVHPSSTDSIPTSDNQEDHVSMGANGANHLVEVLDNVETVLAIELFASYTALDYRTDSPGKKASEIVDTLEETVEPLTEDRLMQEDFVSLRSLVRTGEIE is encoded by the coding sequence ACAATTGAACTGACCGGTGAGGATTTGACGATTGAAAGCGCGGTTGCCTGTGCCCGTGACGGGGAGGACGTTGCGGTGAGCGACGAGGCACTAGAGCGAGTCCGGAAGGCCCGGTCCAATCTGGAATCGAGAATCGGGACGGGAGAGATAATATATGGCGTCAACACTGGTTTCGGTGCAAGCCAGAACGAAGTCATCGATTCCGAGGATGTGACGACGCTGCAAACGAACCTGATTCGAAGTAATGCGGTCTGTGTTGGCGACCCCGTTGAGGAGGACGAAGCTAGGATGATGATGCTGCTTCGTCTCAACTCCCTTCTCTCGGGGAGTTCCGGCGTTCGGGATCATGTCATTCTGAAGCTCCGGGACCTGCTGAATCGTGGATTCTATCCCCACGTCCCACGGAAAGGTTCGGTCAGTGCAAGCGGCGACCTCGCGCCGCTCGCCCACATCGCGCTTGCGATGCTCGGTGAAGGCAAAGCGTGGAACGGAGAGGAATGGGTGCTGTCGAGTGAAGTCCTGGACTCGATTGGAGTGGAACCACTCTCCACTGACGACGGTGAGACCGGTCTCGAGGCCAAGGAGGGGCTCGCACTCATCAACGGGACGAACTACATCACTGCTGTTGCTACGCTGGCTGTTCACGACGCAGAGCGGTTGCTCGATACTGCCGATACTGTTGGAACGATGACTTTAGAGGCGTTCCGTGGGATCAGTGACCCGTTCCGTGCGGAGATCCACGAATTACGGAACCATCCTGGCCAAAAAGAGGTGGCGAGACGTGTCAGGGAGGGTATCGAAGGTAGTGAGTTGGTCACGGCCGCTGCAGAGGCGGATCGGGCACAGGACTCCTACTCGCTGCGGTGCATCCCACAGGTACACGGTGCGAGTCGGGACACGGTCGGCCACGTTCGAGCGGTTGTCGAACGGGAATTGAACGCTGTCACTGACAACCCGCTCGTGTTGAACCAGGGTGAGGGAGACGTGGTTTCCGGAGGGAATTTCCACGGGCAACCAATCGCATTCGCCATTGACCAGCTTTCGATGGCGATTGCAGAGATAGCGAACATCTCCGAGCGTCGGATCTTCAAGTTAACCGGTGGTGAGCCCGAGGGTCGCACTGATGGGACGACGGCGAGTGAGGACTCGGATGAGCTCCCACCGTTCCTCGTCGAAGATCCGGGATTGAACTGTGGGTTCATGATGCCACACGTGACTGCAGCGGCTCTCGTCTCTGAGAACAAGACGCTCGTGCATCCGTCGTCGACGGACTCGATTCCAACATCGGACAATCAGGAAGACCATGTGAGTATGGGCGCAAACGGCGCGAACCATCTCGTTGAGGTTCTCGATAACGTCGAGACAGTGCTAGCTATCGAGCTGTTCGCCTCGTACACTGCACTGGACTATCGGACTGACAGTCCCGGGAAGAAAGCGAGCGAGATCGTCGACACGCTTGAAGAGACTGTTGAGCCACTCACGGAGGACCGACTGATGCAGGAAGACTTTGTGAGCTTAAGATCGCTGGTTCGTACTGGGGAAATCGAGTAG
- a CDS encoding lamin tail domain-containing protein gives MRASRRVIVLVIVCMIALAGCAAPTDSGATPTDNPTEGATPVDEDTAVTANGTLEVHFINVGQSDSILLRTPAGETMLIDSGDWPEEGEYVINYLQEIGVDRIDHLVTSHADADHIGGHAAVIEYFETEGEGVGAVYDPGLASSSNTYSRYLDAVEEYEVPLYQTREGAQMPVDGVDVSVLGPPEDLLANGQRNENSLVLRVTHGETSFLFTGDAEVEGESALVDEYGAELDSTVFKAGHHGSRSSSRSGLLDAVQPQVVVVTSAYDSQYGHPHEEALQRLASRSIPTYWTATHGNVVVYSNGSAVSIATQDEAPTDPTSLRSGDPVEPGTYSEAVVRETIVGTDSVAPATDVATDGGGEISLVDINADAEGNDNENLNDEYVVLENSGDAALDLSGWELLDEAGKTFEFPDGFTLAPGERVTIHSGSGTDSATDLYWGQETAVWNNAGDTVFVRTDDGTVVIEESY, from the coding sequence ATGCGCGCTTCACGCCGGGTGATCGTCCTCGTCATCGTCTGTATGATTGCCCTGGCCGGGTGTGCCGCCCCCACCGACTCGGGGGCGACACCGACCGACAATCCGACTGAGGGAGCGACGCCCGTCGATGAGGATACCGCTGTGACGGCGAACGGGACCCTGGAGGTCCATTTCATCAACGTCGGGCAGTCGGATAGCATCCTGCTACGAACACCGGCTGGCGAGACGATGCTCATCGATAGCGGGGACTGGCCGGAAGAAGGAGAGTACGTAATCAACTACCTGCAGGAGATCGGCGTCGACCGCATCGACCATCTCGTGACTTCGCACGCCGACGCGGACCATATCGGCGGCCACGCAGCGGTCATCGAGTACTTCGAGACGGAGGGTGAGGGCGTCGGCGCCGTCTACGACCCCGGCCTCGCGTCGAGTTCGAACACCTACAGCCGGTATCTCGACGCGGTTGAGGAGTACGAGGTGCCCCTCTACCAGACTCGCGAAGGCGCACAGATGCCTGTGGATGGGGTCGACGTCTCCGTGCTCGGTCCACCAGAGGACCTCCTCGCGAACGGACAGCGCAACGAGAACAGCCTCGTGCTCCGTGTGACCCATGGCGAGACGAGCTTCCTGTTCACCGGCGATGCCGAAGTCGAGGGTGAGTCAGCACTCGTCGACGAGTACGGTGCCGAGCTCGATTCGACCGTGTTCAAAGCCGGCCACCACGGCAGTCGCTCCAGCTCCCGGTCGGGCCTCCTCGACGCCGTCCAGCCACAGGTCGTCGTGGTCACCAGCGCGTACGACTCCCAGTACGGCCACCCCCACGAGGAAGCCCTGCAGCGATTAGCCAGCCGCTCGATCCCGACCTACTGGACTGCGACCCACGGGAACGTCGTGGTCTACAGCAACGGGAGCGCGGTCAGTATCGCCACCCAGGACGAGGCACCGACTGACCCGACGTCGCTCCGGTCTGGCGACCCCGTCGAACCAGGGACCTACAGCGAGGCGGTCGTCCGAGAGACGATCGTGGGGACTGACTCTGTTGCGCCCGCGACCGATGTGGCCACCGACGGTGGCGGGGAGATCTCGCTCGTGGACATCAACGCCGATGCCGAGGGCAACGACAACGAAAACCTCAACGACGAGTACGTCGTCCTCGAGAACAGCGGCGATGCGGCACTGGACCTGAGTGGCTGGGAACTCCTCGACGAGGCCGGGAAGACGTTCGAGTTCCCTGACGGCTTCACGCTGGCGCCCGGCGAGCGCGTGACTATCCACAGCGGGAGTGGGACCGATTCAGCGACCGACCTGTACTGGGGCCAGGAAACTGCCGTCTGGAACAACGCCGGCGATACCGTGTTTGTGCGTACTGATGATGGGACAGTCGTCATCGAGGAGAGCTACTGA
- a CDS encoding ImmA/IrrE family metallo-endopeptidase, whose translation MYDCSLLVEIKDVDNDAQVASVLAHEYAHALLHFDIDDPNERKKREVEAESTAYVVSQYFGLDASNRAFYVAAWNGDPAETIQERLQRIVDTAQEIIDAVKMTQ comes from the coding sequence ATGTACGACTGCTCGTTGCTCGTCGAAATCAAGGACGTCGACAACGACGCCCAGGTGGCCAGTGTGCTCGCCCACGAGTACGCTCACGCCCTGCTGCACTTCGACATCGACGATCCAAACGAACGCAAGAAGCGCGAGGTCGAAGCCGAGAGCACTGCTTACGTGGTCTCGCAGTACTTCGGCCTCGACGCCTCGAACCGCGCGTTCTACGTCGCCGCCTGGAACGGGGACCCCGCCGAGACGATCCAGGAGCGATTGCAGCGCATTGTGGATACCGCACAGGAAATCATCGACGCGGTCAAAATGACACAGTAG
- a CDS encoding DUF3006 domain-containing protein, which translates to MPETYTAVLDRFEESTAVLLLEQDGEQVDEISVARGMLPKAGRHQDAIFELEISDETVSIRYREQDTEQRRADAQSRFDRLSSELPDERPEKE; encoded by the coding sequence ATGCCTGAAACCTACACCGCCGTCCTCGACCGGTTCGAGGAATCGACCGCCGTCCTGCTGCTCGAGCAAGATGGTGAGCAGGTGGACGAGATCAGCGTGGCGCGTGGCATGCTCCCGAAAGCTGGCCGCCACCAGGACGCAATCTTCGAGCTCGAGATCTCGGACGAGACGGTCTCGATTCGGTATCGAGAACAGGACACAGAGCAGCGCCGTGCCGATGCCCAGTCACGATTCGACCGCCTATCGAGCGAGCTACCGGACGAGCGGCCGGAAAAAGAGTGA
- a CDS encoding RNA-guided endonuclease InsQ/TnpB family protein, which translates to MEVKRTVPVKLSVPDDRQEDLHQTIDQFNHACNYTVQHGRNDDGSLILTKSKIHDRVYHDLRDETDLPANLCVRAYSKAVEAMKSTVADWKKGTSRPLPGFTEPSAVYDKRTLTLKDRSATLSTINGRVSVEYVLGDYQKSYLDDGEYEKRMGTLHYREDEDAFYLHIVIKKAVEERDGNTVLGVDLNLKNVAVTSTGSFYDGGELLWGQNHFFRVRRSLQHKGTRSAKQVLRRLSGRETRFVLNRLHTISRRIVEEADAHDCSFIAVERLTHIREQMDNQNDHVKRQLHNWAFRELQEMLAYKASEYGIRVEQIPPAFTSQTCSRCGHQSSTNRNSDGWFQCTECGYSIDGDYNAAKNIGLKLLTLPEGERPSGLGDGHLALKSGMVNSFDEC; encoded by the coding sequence ATGGAGGTCAAGCGAACTGTTCCGGTCAAACTCTCGGTTCCCGACGACCGACAGGAAGACCTTCATCAGACCATCGACCAGTTTAACCACGCCTGCAACTACACCGTCCAGCATGGGCGAAACGACGACGGCTCCCTCATCCTCACCAAGTCGAAAATACACGACCGAGTGTACCACGACTTGCGAGACGAGACAGACTTGCCCGCGAACCTCTGTGTCCGAGCGTACTCAAAAGCCGTTGAGGCGATGAAGTCAACCGTCGCAGACTGGAAGAAGGGTACCAGTCGACCACTCCCAGGGTTCACAGAACCGTCTGCCGTCTACGACAAACGAACGTTGACACTCAAAGACAGGTCTGCCACACTCTCGACGATCAACGGCAGAGTCAGTGTGGAGTATGTTCTCGGTGACTACCAGAAATCGTACCTCGATGATGGCGAGTACGAAAAGCGGATGGGGACGCTCCACTACCGCGAAGACGAGGACGCCTTCTACCTCCACATCGTCATCAAAAAAGCGGTCGAAGAACGCGATGGTAACACGGTACTGGGTGTGGATTTGAACCTGAAGAACGTCGCCGTGACCAGTACGGGGTCGTTCTACGACGGTGGCGAACTACTGTGGGGACAGAATCACTTCTTCCGCGTGCGTCGGAGCCTTCAGCACAAAGGCACTCGCTCCGCCAAGCAGGTTCTCCGGCGATTGTCGGGGCGAGAAACCCGCTTCGTGCTGAATCGCCTGCACACGATTTCCCGACGTATCGTAGAAGAAGCCGACGCCCACGACTGTTCGTTCATCGCTGTCGAACGCTTGACTCACATCCGTGAGCAAATGGACAATCAGAACGACCACGTGAAGCGACAGCTGCACAACTGGGCGTTCCGCGAACTCCAAGAGATGCTGGCGTACAAGGCCAGCGAGTACGGTATCCGTGTTGAGCAGATTCCGCCTGCATTTACCTCGCAGACCTGTTCTCGGTGTGGACATCAGTCTAGCACGAACCGCAACTCAGACGGATGGTTCCAGTGTACCGAGTGTGGGTATTCGATCGACGGCGACTACAATGCGGCGAAGAACATCGGATTGAAGTTGCTAACTTTACCGGAGGGCGAACGCCCCTCTGGGTTGGGCGACGGTCATCTCGCCCTCAAGTCCGGGATGGTGAATTCCTTCGATGAGTGCTGA
- a CDS encoding helix-turn-helix domain-containing protein, with amino-acid sequence MITRAGIAVLDALSTGREATPDELATATGYSQSHLYDVLDTLTSDGILAEVRGNNNQRQVRVTDHPVGEAYRTLRSKLGHVDWPELLSPATLRVCWYLDEPRRTSEIADRLGITRQSVTKALSPLKHRAFLSPSGPEYALNDDLAPLLTFARAVVRHEHRTRVRDLAPSATLEWYDPKRALVRVQTAEDTSELQSAPDWELTGLGKFQEYGLQFFLAGEPAFWYAPDQELTPAEVVRHTLVLDNGTRRVSYSMLLIEALDIEQKTLTDTASWYGLESTVTAMYQALHGEFDIPDESPIVLPREAEYRALKDQYEVP; translated from the coding sequence ATGATTACGAGGGCTGGTATCGCGGTGCTGGACGCGCTCAGTACTGGCCGTGAGGCGACCCCGGACGAGCTAGCGACGGCAACCGGATACTCCCAGTCACACCTCTACGACGTGCTTGATACATTGACCAGCGACGGAATCCTCGCAGAAGTTCGGGGAAACAACAACCAGCGTCAGGTCCGGGTAACAGACCACCCTGTCGGGGAAGCATACCGCACACTCCGTTCGAAACTCGGTCACGTCGACTGGCCAGAGCTGCTCTCGCCGGCGACCCTCCGGGTGTGCTGGTATCTCGACGAACCCCGTCGTACCAGCGAGATTGCGGACAGACTCGGTATCACCCGCCAGAGCGTCACCAAGGCGTTGTCTCCGCTCAAGCATCGGGCATTCCTGTCACCCTCCGGGCCAGAATACGCGTTGAATGACGACCTCGCGCCACTGCTCACGTTCGCTCGAGCCGTGGTTCGCCACGAGCACCGGACGCGGGTTCGTGACCTCGCACCGAGTGCAACTCTCGAGTGGTACGACCCGAAGCGAGCACTCGTGCGCGTGCAGACCGCCGAAGATACGAGCGAACTGCAATCAGCGCCTGACTGGGAACTGACCGGGCTTGGGAAGTTCCAAGAATACGGCCTCCAGTTCTTCCTCGCGGGCGAGCCGGCGTTCTGGTACGCTCCCGACCAGGAACTCACTCCTGCCGAGGTTGTCCGCCACACGCTGGTTCTCGACAATGGGACCCGACGCGTCAGCTATTCGATGCTGTTGATCGAGGCACTCGATATCGAGCAAAAAACCCTCACTGACACCGCCAGTTGGTACGGCCTTGAGTCGACTGTGACAGCAATGTATCAAGCCCTTCACGGCGAGTTCGATATTCCGGACGAGTCGCCGATCGTCCTCCCAAGAGAGGCAGAATATCGTGCACTCAAAGATCAGTACGAGGTACCATGA
- a CDS encoding homing endonuclease associated repeat-containing protein, with the protein MTERETLLAELHALEEELGRAPDIADLLEANDVSPLTAFQDEFGSWYRALWAADITPTEPPSYWTKADIEAGLWALGDGPDAPPVTGDLTRGPIYPSLTVIHNRFESWEAALEAAGYDTPVDPNKKWTEEELLEDLLTLGEALDRKPKAVDVAHEADMAAPRTYDHVFGSWNAALEEAGFSATPVGNPREYSDEELISELRSIAAELDRQPRMVDVGEDDESPSPSVFRDRFGTWPAALAAAGIETEFERAPQYTDSDLLDALRTLTERVERTPNIDDLNEFDDLPAPATYYRRFESFTEALERSGVSSKT; encoded by the coding sequence GTGACCGAGAGAGAAACGTTGCTCGCGGAGCTCCACGCGCTCGAAGAAGAGCTCGGTCGAGCGCCCGACATCGCTGACCTGCTTGAGGCGAATGACGTTTCCCCGCTCACAGCGTTTCAGGACGAGTTCGGGTCGTGGTACCGGGCACTATGGGCCGCCGACATCACCCCGACGGAGCCGCCGAGCTACTGGACCAAAGCGGACATCGAAGCCGGACTGTGGGCTCTCGGAGACGGGCCGGATGCGCCGCCGGTGACCGGCGACCTCACACGGGGTCCCATCTATCCATCGCTGACCGTCATCCACAACCGGTTCGAGAGCTGGGAGGCCGCACTCGAAGCTGCGGGCTACGACACGCCCGTGGACCCGAACAAGAAGTGGACCGAGGAGGAGTTGCTGGAGGACCTGCTCACACTGGGCGAGGCACTGGACCGAAAACCGAAGGCGGTCGATGTCGCACACGAGGCGGACATGGCCGCGCCGAGAACGTACGACCACGTCTTCGGGTCCTGGAACGCCGCCCTCGAGGAAGCTGGATTCTCCGCGACGCCAGTCGGTAACCCACGAGAGTATTCGGACGAGGAACTCATCAGCGAACTCCGGTCGATAGCTGCGGAGCTCGATCGACAACCACGGATGGTTGATGTCGGAGAAGATGATGAGTCTCCATCTCCGAGCGTGTTCAGGGATCGGTTCGGGACCTGGCCTGCTGCGCTGGCGGCTGCAGGTATCGAGACAGAATTCGAGCGAGCTCCACAGTATACCGACTCGGATCTTCTCGACGCACTCCGAACGCTCACAGAGAGAGTTGAGCGCACACCGAATATCGACGACCTGAATGAATTCGACGATCTGCCGGCACCAGCGACCTACTATCGCCGATTCGAGTCGTTCACCGAGGCGCTGGAGCGCTCCGGAGTCAGCTCGAAGACGTGA
- a CDS encoding PAS domain-containing sensor histidine kinase, producing the protein MSNEPLGKRRDFRSLFDELDGVALWTASEPGEFEYISAGFEDIWGIPPGEIDDDIGKLIETIHPDDRERVRANIEESTHELRDTEYEGRVVRPDGSVRWTLNRQVILHDEAGNVSEIIGISTDITDQKRREQELELLNRIVRHDIRNDMAVVLGWAEMLDDHVYDEGREYLQKILASGEHVVELTEVAREYVETVVSDEALTVEPVPLCSVLETELSLREESFPEAEFVLENSPPDVEVAANSMLSSVFRNLLNNAVQHNDAETPHIEVSFAVRDDEVEVRIADNGPGIPDDHKDTVFGKGERGLGSPGTGIGLYLVDTLVTEYGGEIWVEDNEPSGAVFVVQLPLAE; encoded by the coding sequence ATGAGCAATGAACCGCTGGGGAAGCGTCGTGATTTTCGATCGCTATTTGATGAACTGGACGGCGTCGCTCTCTGGACAGCATCCGAACCGGGGGAATTCGAGTACATCAGTGCTGGCTTCGAAGACATCTGGGGTATCCCACCTGGCGAAATCGACGACGACATCGGGAAACTGATTGAGACGATTCATCCCGACGACCGAGAGCGTGTTCGCGCAAACATCGAGGAGTCAACCCACGAACTCCGTGACACCGAGTATGAAGGGCGCGTGGTTCGCCCGGATGGTTCGGTCCGGTGGACGCTCAATCGGCAAGTTATACTACACGATGAGGCGGGAAATGTCTCGGAGATCATCGGCATTTCCACCGACATCACGGATCAAAAACGACGCGAGCAAGAGCTTGAACTGTTGAATCGGATTGTTCGACACGATATCCGTAACGATATGGCGGTCGTCCTCGGCTGGGCGGAAATGCTCGACGATCACGTTTACGACGAGGGGCGCGAATACCTGCAGAAGATCCTTGCCAGCGGTGAACACGTCGTTGAACTGACTGAGGTTGCACGTGAGTACGTGGAAACAGTCGTTTCGGATGAAGCGCTCACCGTGGAACCTGTGCCACTGTGTTCGGTCCTCGAAACCGAGCTGTCGCTTCGCGAGGAATCCTTCCCAGAGGCAGAGTTCGTACTGGAGAACTCTCCGCCTGATGTGGAGGTAGCTGCTAACAGTATGCTCAGTTCGGTCTTCCGGAATCTCCTCAACAACGCTGTCCAACACAACGACGCGGAGACGCCTCATATCGAGGTTTCGTTTGCGGTACGAGACGACGAGGTTGAAGTTCGAATCGCCGACAATGGGCCCGGAATCCCCGACGATCACAAAGACACCGTGTTCGGCAAAGGGGAACGGGGCCTCGGAAGTCCCGGCACGGGAATCGGTCTCTATCTTGTTGACACGCTTGTCACCGAATACGGTGGCGAAATCTGGGTGGAGGATAATGAGCCGTCAGGCGCTGTCTTCGTTGTCCAGCTCCCACTCGCAGAGTAA
- a CDS encoding helix-turn-helix domain-containing protein: MEDLIDATAAKIVIAAKRGDSINRIANKIGKSYSWTYDWVERLEAEDIISNTDTGIQVIDHAMRQQYAEMMAAVYSRHAVSQEDAYIIPHFAGMEFAYTEIDAAYVWTHGGYQIARSHDDYPVFIQVHDQDIERWIAFFEQYGIEATINERPDASDVDGNVHYVLFPQPDGFDVEWVDGSPVVPLESAIDQMLQNRPAYEPALEIIASEYDVDIETSHHSTMGRD; encoded by the coding sequence ATGGAAGACTTGATCGATGCGACAGCTGCGAAAATCGTTATAGCAGCGAAGCGTGGCGATTCAATCAACCGTATCGCGAACAAGATCGGGAAATCGTACTCGTGGACGTACGACTGGGTCGAACGGTTAGAAGCCGAAGATATTATCTCCAATACCGATACTGGAATCCAGGTCATCGACCACGCGATGCGACAGCAGTACGCCGAAATGATGGCTGCGGTGTACAGTCGGCACGCAGTCTCACAGGAAGACGCCTACATCATTCCGCACTTCGCCGGCATGGAGTTCGCGTACACAGAGATCGATGCCGCGTACGTCTGGACACACGGCGGGTACCAGATCGCCCGCAGTCACGACGACTATCCTGTGTTCATCCAGGTCCACGACCAAGACATCGAACGGTGGATCGCGTTCTTCGAACAGTATGGAATCGAGGCAACGATCAACGAGCGCCCGGATGCCAGCGACGTCGACGGGAACGTACACTACGTGTTGTTCCCGCAACCTGACGGGTTCGACGTCGAATGGGTGGACGGAAGTCCGGTCGTCCCCTTAGAGAGCGCAATCGATCAGATGCTGCAGAACCGGCCAGCGTACGAGCCCGCGCTGGAAATCATCGCCAGCGAATACGACGTTGATATCGAGACCTCGCATCATAGTACGATGGGTCGAGACTGA